ttttcgaacatttcacaaagatttcaaatcctttaaaaagtaaatcagatttcgaagatttcagaatattgcaaaggttttaaatagtttcaaaatttccagaatatttcagaaggtttcacaaagatttaaaaactttcagaatatttcaaggatttaaagattttaaaaaggtagtttttcaaaaagtgaaatccttaaaatccttcaaaaagtaaatcagatttctaagatttcagaatattacaaaggtttttaataattttaaaaattttacagtataccaaaatacaaaatatttccatgattttaaacgagttcacatttttttaaagaaaatttcaatatatttcctaaaagtttcaaacattccagtgatttcaagtaaacataaacaatatagaaaagatttcacgagtatttcaaacaatttacaaggatttcaagaatgttaaaaatttcaaaaggtatcaaatatttcttaacatttcaaaaggtttccagaaattttagagaattttaaaagatttaaattatttcaaacgaacacTTAAGTTTTcagaaacaaagatttcaaagatttgatgaaaagatttttaaaaatttcaaaattttgcaaagattttcaatacttcaaaagatttcaacgaattcacaagattaaaaaaaaaatcgaacacttcagaaaggtttaaaaatattctcaaaaatttcacaaagacgactttTGTTCGAAAaacattaagaatttgtttatttatgattcagccttttttagaaatgttgatgtaaaaaaaaggagacctggaaaacctggaaaaggtttttaattttgttcctaGGAATcgaagaatttaagtatttttaaatgtttttttaggcAAAGGAAAAAAACAGCTGACTACAGCAGAGAGGTGGAAGAGGAAAAAAAATCCAGAATTGGCAAAGGAGGATGACGAAAAGTCGGCACAAATCATCAAACTTACAGAATTGGCTAACGAAATACTCACTCGAACCGGAAATATGGACATCTATGAGGAAACCTATGAGCAAATTAAGGAAAAGGTATCTCCACAAAACAGCATTTTCTGCATATTCGCAAAagccatatttttaaaatgaatcacaTTTTGcttaaactttattaatttttactaaagaatCTCACCTGGAATACCTGAAATTGTCAGGACATTTTTATGTATCTGGAAAAATCTGGATATGTcggggtaattttttttattgaattttttaagagcgTGTTAaggttctttcaaatttttaatttaaaattaaataacaatgttttttttcgtttgtaaaagtagctttgtATTACtggatttaactgtttagttgaaaatatatttttttatcggaaattaatttttctctacggAAAATTCggctgttttttctttttttgaaaattaaaatattttttggtttaaatatcaactgtacttggttaaaagctgaaatattttcttggaaattaatttttttattgaagatttatcattttaatagaaaatttagctCTGGTTAATAATTAaggtatttttgttaaaaagtcgtatttttcgttggaaataatattttttactgaaaatttaactattccacgtCTGGTTGAAGAACTGccgtttttagtataaaaattccccctttggcttgaaaattcctttaagttgttgaaaattatttttatttcatttaactgctttattaaaaaataaatttttgtttaagattaaaaattttagttgaaaattcatctatttgattggactgctttcttgaattttcttttttggttaataataattattataacggaaaattgaactatttgttaaaaattggttttttttcctattgacttttttgtataaaattcaactgttttgtagaaaattcttttttttttaattgataaatcattttttatgtgaaaatttaacaattccttttttggtaaagaaattatttttttagtttaaagacttcactttttggttcaaaaattatgtaatttgtagaaaattcttatcaggtagaaaatcaatttcctgcgttgaaaattcatttatttagttagaaaattatgtgttttgtttaaaattgtttttttttttagtaaaaaattatcctttcttaaatatccatctttttggtttagaatctaaagatttatcatttttaatttaaaaattagatttttggttgaaaattcaactaatttgttaaatatttgttttttctggttaaaaaataattattttaaccgaaaattgaagtgttcgattcaaaattaaactgtttggttggaaattaattttttatgttgaaaagtctgCAATTTTGTAGCAAGTTTGAcgctttggcttgaaaatttaagtatttagtggAAACTCCAACTGCTTGGTAGAAAACATGTTCTTTAAAAtgaatagatctttttttttaatcctgtttaaaccaatatatttaacaaaactgttcgatttttgttaaaaattgatctttttttagattcaaaattcggctttttatttgaaagtttatgtaatttgtgGCAAATTCTAATCATATATAAAATCAATTTCCtgcgtagaaaattcatttatttggttaaaaattgatgtattttgtttaaaattgctcttttttggtaaaaaaaaaaattattctttctttaaagttcaacttttttgtttacaatctaactattccagttaaagattcataatttttagtttaaaaatcatatttttgattgaaaattgaactaatttgttaaatattcgtttttctggttaaaaataattattttaaccgaaaattgaagtgttcgattcaaaattgaactcttcggttgaaaattaatcttttatgttaaaaagtctgtaattttctagcaaatttgactttttggcttgaaaattcaactgcttggtagaaaatctgttctttaaaattgttaaatcttttttttttatgaaaaaaccttctttttaatatttaacaaacctgttagatttttgtgttaaaaattgattttttgtttagatttaaaattcgacttttcgtttgaaagtgtatgtaagtttttgaaaattcttctcatttGGTAGAAAggtaatcttcttagttgaaaaataaaaaatttagtttaaaatttatgtagtttgttgaaaattcatcttttttttttgtaaaaaaaatcatgtttttggttgaaaatgtatttttgttgtggaaaatgtaaacattccagttaaagattcattatttaagttgaaaattcatctttttggtttgaaattaaactattccagttgaatatttaccattttctttgaaaattgatctttttgttaaaaaattagctgtattagttgaaaattggtattttttagtagaaacttcatcttttacttccataaattaacaaaattcctaaaaacttgtaccattaagaaattacttatgcttaaataaagttattttcacaaatgaaaaaagtgacttatttttttctctagcatttgtgtaaataaaaaggtttttaataatttaacaatgaaGTTAGAAGCTtctagaaatgtaatttttttaaaaataatttatttggaattttctaattaatttaaattattaacaatgatgaaatattctgaaagattctctttcacatattttttaactatttcagatcCAGCCATCCAAGAAAGAAGAGGAAGTCCTCGATATGTACGCCGATGATTTTGACGTGAAGGAGAAAGAAAAACTGAATGTAAACACTTCTGAAGGTGAGGTTTCAAACTTTGAATgtctaatacaaaaatttaattaaaaaaaatatataataaaatgaaaatttacataaaaaaggtGGACACTGgaacgggaaaccgggaattttatgttTGTGAGATCGGGAAAAATCAGGAAAtgacagttaatttattttttgatcgagaattttacaaatttgtataagaaaaattatcaaatcatttgaaatatttaaaaattcatatcacatgaaataatgcaatttaaaatacgtttcatttcagtttttttaaaagttttaattattcaattataaaacCATTCAgctcaaaattcataattctacaattttttactttcaaaattgtccattaaaagcgttttaatttttaaattttgaggaaaaacgtttttagttgatcaactgtaaatataactaaatcatttatttttataactgaaagtagctttgaaaattaaacaaattagagATTTTAACGTTGAAAGTTGAATGAtttcaattcgaaagccttaattgttaaacaaatttaaccgTCTGATTGAAGCTTaataaactgttttcaatttgtcaataattgcaaattaatagattcataattaaacgcttttattcaatttcaagtagaatttcatattaaaatattctattttcaatctattcaaactggaatatttttatttaaaaaggacattctttcaataattatcaatatttgaatatttaaaataagccatcataaatttagtatttaaaactacattttttagaaaCACTTGATTCGTTTAAATTTcagtgttaaattttaaaccttgtATTACAATTtacattgttccattttttgtattatttatttttaagtaaacttgttaaattcaacttaaaattaattatatataaaaaaaatgtttggattttaacaattctaattttttaaagcgaaggaatttctgtatttatttttttcagaattggtacagtaattttttaaatttatttatgaagctgaaattggataaaattgatatttttaaaaattttaattgagttgaAAGGAAGACAATTTTGGTTTTTActattttctaaattggaagaggcCCTCCctgttttgtttttataatatttattgagtCTGAagggatattttaatttttttcggagtTGCGCGagtgaaatttttccttttgaacatttttgtaagaAGGAAGGAAGAATTTTTGGTTTTGCACTTTTCTATGAATTGGAAGAGGCCctttcttttatcatttttattgagttggaaaatatgatatttttctgaattgaatgaggccattttttattattattaacgttCTTATTGAGTTTAAgggaagaatttttatttccaattttcatctgaattggaagaggcaaattttttctttttataattttaatttatttgaatgagAGAACTTTTTATGTTCGATCTTCATTCTGATTTGGAAGTgggtaatatttaatttttgtgaattgaaaGGGAAGAAATATCGggcttcaattttttctgaatttaaagagGGGTATTTGttggtttttatgatttttatagatttgaagggaaattttagttttaatttttttttaattggaaaaggcTCTTTTAggcttttatcatttttataaggTTGAAagagatgacatttttttctttttaacatttgtatttaatttaaaggaagaatttgttttcatttttttctgaatgggaagaggaaagtttcaaggatttcaaaaattttaccaaaatttaaaaatattttgcaagtatttgaaatattttaatgatttcaaaataatacaaaagatttcacaaatatttcaaaaatgtatttaaaacttaattaatacttcaaattcaaagatttcaccaagatttcaaacatttcacaaagattttaaagcttccagaagatttcaaggattttaaagattttaaaaaaggtaaattagatttctaagatttcagaacatttcctagatttgcaatgatttcaaatttagttataaaatctccaaagatttgaaaaagaatttaaatatttttaatgatttcatattaataccaaatatttcacaagtattttaaataattgcaaaaggaTTACAATACactaaaatacaaaacatttcaaagactctaaagaatttcacattttttagaaaatttcaaacgattttatgaaagtttcaaatattccagtgattttaaataaatacaaaagatttagGAAAGATTacacaattatttcaaagatttcttaaaaacttaataaattatttcaaattcaaagattttaaaaagacttagagtacaccagatttcaaagatcttgcaaagatttcaaacatttcacaaagattttaaaactttcagaacatttcaaagattttaaagattttagaaagggtATTGTAAATTAGATTTCCAAGATCTCAGAACATTTCCTAgatttgcaatgatttcaaaTGTTGTTAGAAGActcgaaaagatttcacaaatattaaaaatatttttatgattttaattgagtacaaaagatttcagaaagatttcacaagtcCTTCAAAGGTTTCACAGGCCTCACAGACCGGTCCCTATATCCCCTAGTGTACCCTATATTCAGTTTAAGATTTGGTCCCTATATGGTACCCTACTTCCAGCTCATaatgcaactttaaaaaaatttataataaggtCAAAGCTTCTAGGAgtcactttttcaaatgaaaagttcacattagtcacttttctttcaatagtTACCTCATGGGTTAATCGCTATTCAATTCAgatctatacctatttctgaattttcctgaaatcttttaaaatatttcaggttattttcaaatgtttcgataaatttttaaagattttagggaaaatttttaaatttctaaaatctaaggcattttcaagagcttttaatttgaaatactttaggaaatttaaaaagattccaaggaatttttgtattaatttcattaatttgaaggtaattcaaagcgtttgaaatattttaaggtaaagaattttctataatttcggaagatataggtattttaaaagattttataagatttctaaagatttcgatgattttaagagactttaaaGCTCTCCAGGTTTTGAGGAAATACCATCAAAGTTAActggatattataatattttagtggatttcaaagaatatattcaCAAGACGTGATGTATTTTGCagggtttcgaagatttaaagagatctaaaattattatttagaattcttttgattttttcaattcactagatttcttgtaaatttactgaattttatttatttgaatgcatttttttaatcacagttttttttaagttcttctaaatttacttaattttattcagttcaatttttcatgagattcatcaaattcttctcatttcccttaaattattctaaattcaatcatattttactgaaataaatcatttctcacttttttggttagaaattagtagggttttccaaaatttgaagtgATTCACATGTTTTTCGTGAAATTcaacctgaattcttttaaattctttgggatTTCCTTTAGATTTTTCTAATTCGCTCAATTTTACCTAATTCcttagatttttgtttttatttttttggattattttcaattcacttgattgtttttttaaattcagtgtcattttttatgaaattcatcgaattcttcaCATGTCccttaaatccttcaaaatttacttaaagtttcctgaaataaatggatttattcgatttctttttcaataaattcttttgaatagttttgttttcattattcacctttttggttagaaattagtaagattttgaattatttttatttgaattattttaattcacttcaatttttaaaagtttttgttaaattcatcttgCAATCTCTTATACTCATCTTGATTTctcaggcatttcatcaaatacctttgaatttttttaagctcattaaaaatgtttgaagaagaatttcaaagatttctaaaagggTTACAGTACGCCAAAGTACAAAACATTTCCAAGAATTGAAAcaagttcacatttttttagaaaatttcaaaatattttactaaagttTCCAGTGTTCCATCAATTtcaagcatttacaaaatttggaaggtttcagaatatttcaaagcttttaaaaaatgtcaaaggttttcaagaaatttgagaagattttaaaagatttgaatgatttcaagcgAACACAACAGTTTTCACAAAcagaaattcacagaaatttcaagattttacaaagatttgaaatacttcaaaagatatcaacgaatttacaaagatttaaccctcaaacggtacactggtgcgaattcgcacccgaagtttgttcattttgttggcatttacgcaaacacagctgcagcggattatccccacatatattaaatatatatgttaaatatgtgtgatatatgttagtagtttattatatgttcaatatatttaaaattaacgttacaaaagagttaaaaagatttaaaaattttacaaaggtttaaaaaatgtcaagaatttcaaagactttacaaagatttcataacattacttatgtttgcaaaaaattgttgCAGAAAAAAATACAACTGAAAACAAATCCGAGAGCAATGATGAAGAAAGCGTGACCTGGGAGCTGAAATGGTCGCAAAATGAAGATGCTGAAGTGAGCGGGCCTCACAAAACAGAAAGAATGCTTTCTTGGTCGAAGGAAGGTTATTTTAAAAAGGGCGCTTGGGTCCGTAGAACAGGCCAGGAAGGGGATTTCTACAGCGCCGCAAGAATTGATTTTGACTTGTACCTTTAAATTACTTTTCCAACATTTATCCTAAACTCAAAAGACATGGCAGATGTTTCAGAATGTTGAAAAGAAGATTCCGATAGTGagtttctctttttatttttcgctTTATAAGGCGTTGAACGCGATTAAAGGCATTTACTAGATTATCGCGTGAccgatattatttttaataaacttaccCTTAAACTAATACGTCGAAATCGTCAGGAAAATTGGCTAAATAGTGCAAAGTTTTGTGGTAAGGCCgtttttttcgggaaaaatgcaCCTTAATTAACGGCATCTCAATTCTAGAgtgaaataaacatatttttgtaaattacagaGTTATTATAAATCAGGTAATTCCAGAAAGTcaagaaattccagaaaaatctgataagagttagggaatttttgaaaaaataaagttgaatttaattttattaatttggtttttaatttaaaaaatcgcaactatttggttggaaattaaaatcttttggttaaggattcaaattattttgttgaaaattcatacttttggttgaattcgactatttttggtataaaattccaatactgtttggttgaaaaaattaaaatacttgatggaaataaaattacttttttaaacattgatttatttggttgatactttgtcattttatttgagaaattcttcttttttttttgtacaaaatttaatcattttattcaaaattttgtgttttaacttaaaatttaactcgtacatttttatttcaaaatttgtcttaaaataaaaatattttgtttaaaattcctttattttattgaaaattagaaatttttgggagaatatttaagcttcttggtgactaattgctctttttggttacagattgctttaaaaactcaaatacttggttgaaaattcatgtaacttttttttaaatttctcaattttggtagaaaattagtttttttcttgtttagaattaatttttttgaagtgaaaattatactatttcgttgaaaatttagtttgattgtattggaattttttttctgataatttaattattttatttttatttgaaaatttatctgtggtaggtgagaattcaactatttgttgaaaatctgtcgtTTTTTTTAGAGTAGTACTCGCATTATTtggaacttcatctttttggttaaaaattaatttctgtggttgcaattttaactatattgtgaaaaattatttttttaatgaagatttattttactaactgaatgtttaagtattttatttgtcgaataaaattgatctttttagttggagatttattattttagttgaaaatttactttaactattccatttttgatggaGAACTCAcgttttttgacagaaatgttcattaaaaaatgttgtttcgtcgaaaatttaactattctattttttcttaataattcgaaaatgcatatttttacttgaaatttcatcactgtcaataaaaattaatttctttggctgaaatgtcgttttttttagttaaaaattaatttctgaataattttattgaaactgtatctttttttggtagaaaattcgttttttgggtttaaaattgaattactttcttgatattttttttggttgaacatttatctttataacattttaactattccatttttggttga
This DNA window, taken from Belonocnema kinseyi isolate 2016_QV_RU_SX_M_011 chromosome 9, B_treatae_v1, whole genome shotgun sequence, encodes the following:
- the LOC117179529 gene encoding CD2 antigen cytoplasmic tail-binding protein 2 homolog gives rise to the protein MSLKRRFEEISRDEQSEEAAGVFKNSLDSDEDDDEAEEESRNVMNDDDFEGMEEGPSTDTNIGFTAFNMDEELEEGYITKEGDYVLHKKENQIRDNWLDNIDWVKVKPVSAEDKKYTKGERTGIADSDSDSDEDPDKSFDPISLYKQIIEYLQPGETVKRALCRLGKGKKQLTTAERWKRKKNPELAKEDDEKSAQIIKLTELANEILTRTGNMDIYEETYEQIKEKIQPSKKEEEVLDMYADDFDVKEKEKLNVNTSEEKNTTENKSESNDEESVTWELKWSQNEDAEVSGPHKTERMLSWSKEGYFKKGAWVRRTGQEGDFYSAARIDFDLYL